Proteins encoded within one genomic window of Ursus arctos isolate Adak ecotype North America unplaced genomic scaffold, UrsArc2.0 scaffold_9, whole genome shotgun sequence:
- the MXD4 gene encoding max dimerization protein 4, protein MCQFEGPRRRVAAERAGSPRESGKWGRRARGAGGERSRPERAGQRPPPSQRARAGRRMELNSLLILLEAAEYLERRDREAEHGYASVLPFDGDFARKKTKAAGLVRKAPNNRSSHNELEKHRRAKLRLYLEQLKQLVPLGPDSTRHTTLSLLKRAKTHIKKLEEQDRRALSIKEQLQREHRFLKRRLEQLSMQSLERVRTDSTGSAVSTDDSEQEVDVEGMEFGPGELDSVGSGSDVDEHYSLQSGGCGDGGYGPPCRRPGRLSLS, encoded by the exons ATGTGTCAATTTGAGGGCCCGAGGCGGAGGGTGGCGGCCGAGCGCGCAGGGAGTCCGCGGGAGTCGGGGAAGTGGGGCCGCCGGGCGCGCGGGGCGGGCGGCGAGCGGAGCCGGCCGGAGAGGGCCGGGCAGCGGCCGCCGCCGTCCCAGAGAGCGCGGGCGGGTAGGAGGATGGAGCTGAATTCCCTGCTGATCCTGCTGGAGGCGGCCGAGTACCTGGAGCGCAGGGACCGAG AGGCCGAGCACGGCTACGCCTCGGTGCTGCCCTTCGACGGCGACTTCGCCAGGAAGAAGACAAAGGCGGCCGGCCTGGTGCGCAAGGCCCCGAACAACAG GTCTTCACACAATGAACTAGAAAAGCACAG ACGAGCCAAGCTCAGGCTCTATCTGGAGCAGCTCAAGCAGCTGGTGCCCCTGGGCCCTGACAGTACCCGCCACACCACGCTGAGCCTCCTGAAGCGTGCCAAGACACACATCAAG aaaCTGGAGGAGCAGGACCGCCGGGCACTGAGCATCAAGGAGCAGCTGCAGCGGGAGCACCGCTTCCTGAAACGGCGCCTGGAGCAACTGTCCATGCAGAGTCTGGAGCGTGTACGCACGGACAGCACGGGCTCCGCCGTCTCCACTGACGACTCAGAGCAAG AAGTGGACGTAGAGGGCATGGAGTTTGGCCCTGGTGAGCTGGACAGTGTTGGCAGCGGCAGTGACGTGGACGAGCACTACAGCCTGCAGAGCGGTGGCTGCGGCGACGGGGGCTACGGGCCCCCCTGCCGGCGGCCTGGCCGCCTCAGCCTCTCGTAG